A stretch of the Lolium perenne isolate Kyuss_39 chromosome 3, Kyuss_2.0, whole genome shotgun sequence genome encodes the following:
- the LOC127341001 gene encoding NAC domain-containing protein 58, with translation MTIELQARPSGMTMMTTPRTVAGLPAGFRFHPTDEELIVHYLRRRAASAPCPAAIIAEVDIYKLDPWDLPSRAVFGQPDGNEWYFFSPRERKYPNGVRPNRAAGSGYWKATGTDKPITAGSVPGGEMVGVKKALVFYQGRPPKGMKTNWIMHEYRLAAAVNTYQPPSKFKASSSMRLDDWVLCRIYRKPNQQLSPFYDPSPSPPSMDAGGHGHRHYQQQEENSTSSSRMLPRAPSISDYLVDYPAVSELFDTMPAPPEPELSSGASRLFVSSINRGEDSTERKRQTPTEYINDDGGDMSSLRASKRLLSSDASMTTMNNTYSMFGPDQPSSQDRI, from the exons ATGACAATCGAGTTGCAGGCTCGGCCGTCGGGGATGACAATGATGACGACACCGCGCACGGTGGCGGGACTGCCGGCGGGGTTCCGGTTCCACCCGACGGACGAGGAGCTAATCGTGCACTACCTCCGGCGGCGCGCAGCTTCGGCGCCGTGCCCGGCTGCCATCATCGCGGAGGTGGACATCTACAAGCTGGACCCCTGGGACCTCCCCTCGAGGGCGGTGTTCGGGCAGCCGGATGGCAACGAGTGGTACTTCTTCAGCCCCCGCGAGCGCAAGTACCCCAACGGCGTCCGCCCCAACCGCGCCGCCGGGTCTGGGTACTGGAAGGCCACCGGCACCGACAAGCCCATCACCGCCGGCAGCGTGCCGGGTGGTGAGATGGTCGGCGTGAAGAAGGCGCTGGTGTTCTACCAGGGTCGGCCACCCAAGGGGATGAAGACCAACTGGATCATGCACGAGTACCGCTTAGCCGCCGCCGTCAACACGTACCAGCCGCCCTCCAAATTCAAGGCCTCGTCCTCCATGAGG CTGGACGACTGGGTCCTGTGCAGGATCTACAGGAAGCCCAACCAGCAGCTGTCACCGTTCTACgacccgtcgccgtcgccgccgtccatGGACGCCGGCGGCCACGGCCACCGCCACTACCAGCAGCAAGAGGagaactccacctcctcctctaGGATGTTGCCCAGGGCTCCGTCCATCTCTGACTACCTCGTCGACTACCCCGCTgtctccgagctcttcgacacCATGCCGGCGCCGCCAGAGCCCGAACTAAGCTCCGGCGCCAGCCGGCTCTTCGTCAGCAGCATCAACCGCGGCGAGGACAGCACGGAGCGGAAGAGGCAGACGCCGACGGAGTATATTAATGATGATGGGGGTGATATGTCATCGCTGCGTGCTTCCAAGAGGTTGTTGAGCAGCGATGCGTCCATGACGACGATGAACAACACCTACTCCATGTTTGGGCCGGATCAGCCTTCTTCCCAGGACAGGATATGA